In the Salvia splendens isolate huo1 unplaced genomic scaffold, SspV2 ctg635, whole genome shotgun sequence genome, ttctgcccaaaatGGTTTTGACATTCCAGATGCTATCAACATGCATCTTACCCtttcaagaatggttctatttattctctcggcgaccccattttgttgtgggttgtgaggcaccgttctatgccttttaattccttttctcttgcaaaactcatcaaactcatgggacaaaaattccagcccattgtcagttcttaggcatcTCAAAGGCTTCCCCTTTTCTAGCTCAACTGCAGTACACCACTCCTGAAATTTCTTGAAGGTctctgacttttctttcatgatcattatccaaacctttcttgaaaaatcatcaacaaatgataagaaatacctgcctcctccaatgctatttactggtgcagggccccatatgtcactgtgaacatattggagaggTTGTGTTGAGTTATGTTTGCCCACTCCATATGGCAGCTTCTTGTTTTTGCCAAGAATACATTCTTCACACGATCCAATGGCTCTTTGTATCTCTGAATCAGCCATCTGAATAATGCCTTGCTTTACCAGCTGCATCAGCCCAGTGTCCCCCACATGGCCCAGCCTAGCATGCCAATTGATGGTCTTTTGTGTGTTGTTAGCTGTTCCAGCAACTGCCTCAGCTTTCAGATAATAGAGCACATTGTTTCTGACAGCCTtcatgatcatttggccatcctTTTTGACAAGCATCTCTCCACCAAAGAGAGTCAATTCGTAGCCATTCTTCTCAAGAAGACCCAAGGATATAAGATTCCTTTTAATGGATGGGATGTATCTCACATCAGTGAGAGTTCTGAAAATTCCATTGTCCATCCTCAAACATATGCTCCCAACACCCCTTACATCACACACATGGTCATCTCCCAGCAACACCGAGCCTTCAGATTCCTTTAAATCTTGGAACCAGTCGAGATTGGAggacatatggaaactgcaGCCTGAGTCCATGATCCATAGCCTTGATAATGGGCTATCCTCCACCACATTGAGAGCTCTtgcctcttcaatttcctcagtgatagctgctgtaccatctcctttgtgattttcagattgctttttcttccaagcaaaacaattttgcttgatgtgtcctggtttcttacaccagaAGCAGCTTCTAGATTCCTTTTGATCTCCTTCCTTAGATGATCTTGGCTTCCACTTGTCAGATGggggtttcttgaatttgaattgtttctttgAAGTTGCCTTCACATTGAGGCTTTCAGCAGCTTGATCGATTGGCTTGCTGACACATTTCTGCATTGCCTTCAGCTTTAATGCAGAAAATACCTCCTCCAAAGTCACTTTCGAATCCCTTCCAAGAAGTATTGAGTCTTTGAATTGCTCAAAACTCTgaggcagagcattcaataacatcaaagctttatcctcatctttcatGGGATCATCCACaccctcaagatcatctatataCTTTCGAAAATCTTCCAGCTGATCCGCCAGATTCTTGGAGTCAGAAAATCTAAAGTTGAACAATCTTTGCTTGAGATGCAACCTATTGGAGATTGACttctccatatatattttctcCAATTTCTCCACACTCCCGCGGCATCATCCTCTTTCTGAACCTCCCTCAAGACTCTATCGCTGAGGCACAAGACATCGAGCTATACGCCTTGTATTCCAGTTCTTGACATTTCGCcgcatccatcccttgaatctctttcttgtccgtcttggatttcacataatcccagacgccttgctgcatcagaacagctctcatcttcaatctccacaggccgaaatcattttcgccggtgaatttctcaacgtcgaactttgcggtagacattgttgaattcgtcgtccttcttcgattcccacagacggcgccaatttgtaatgttatcagatacgcgactcaatcttgttatcacaacgagatcgattccggaacgagaagaacgaatacttgatatgaaaatgaataagcaaaaaaacaattcttggagagtcaatggaaatcttgtgttttatttgtgtggaagattacaaaactcttggatgaaaaaaattttttttttcttttttcacagctcggctctatttaactaacacttatctaacaactagttcaacctaacggctttcatttaaagctaactaactagtcgcatccgacgacgtgcatcagttaataacaactgtcaactccgaactcgtttaagttcggccaacaccgagcaccaacaccgagcactgagcaccgagctcaacaccgaacattgagctcggttaatccctgagcacgactacaaactcgaccaatcaccgagcatgattgcagttcgtcagatcactgaacagcatatcggtccctaatcgccgaacagtatattggtaaccgaactgaactgattgtgcagttttgccccaatcctcataacagtACTTACACATCAATTTATTAATACAATaactatattaaaaatttaaagattaaaatgacaaataaaGTGAGTTAAACAACCCATACACTAAATAAGGCATACCAACTAGTAAAATTTGGTGTAACTCAATCTCATAATatgataagaaaaataaaatactattggataatactccctccgtcccggactacttgcacttatttcttttttgggcgtcccaagttatttgcactatttccattttagtaaaaaatttcacctacagccgtaatatttgactttgctatacattcattccttaatctccgtgccgaaaatgaaacgtgtgagtagtgcgggacggagggagtagtattataTGATGATTGAAAATCACCAGGGTTGACCACTACCACAGTAATGCCAGAGGATTTCAGTTTGCGGTATATCCTTTCAAATCAGCATTAATTCAATTTGATTCCAATCCAATCTACAATGACGtcataagaaaatttattttttaatttctctagaatttattaaatgtttttccAACCTGTATATTTAGCAAAAAATCCATAAATTTACATTCAAAAACAATTTTACTACATTAAAAAACAATTTATTCAATATAAACTCAAATGAAGGGACACAAAGTAGCAATATACGAGCTGGggaaaaaaataacaactcaacAAATAGGCAAAAATAAATGTTGCTCCGTATATCCAATAAGGAAAACAATGAACGAACATAAGAAAACCGTAATGCACGAACTTGCACCATCCGCCAATCTCATAcaacatataaaaaataatcttacaACAACTCCAAGCAAATTGAGATGATCTAAACAACATAAACATTAAAACATACACTAGGTAGTTTAAAAATACTTGCCCGCCGATAATTTTTTAGTCTTTAATCATTTATAAACGTCATATGCTATGTCATTCGGGCCTACTTGGGAATACAAAAAAACATACTCTACTAAAATTTAGTAGGTCAATCATGACAATTTTTAAATCTAAGTATTCTCGGGTCCAAGAAAATTAACTTGATGATTTAAGAAACTATTCCACAACTCGGAGTATACAACAACGAGACTAAACGAGGCTCCGATTTCTAGGTCATTATAGATCCACCTTATAACATTTTTCAAACGTActtctaaataaataaaatttcacttgaattttaaaataagcGCAATCTTAATCTTGAGGAGAAGAAATCTAACTTCAGCAATTTCATATAGCTCTCGAAAATCCAGATCTCATACAGATTAATCATTTctaataattactactatttgacATCAGCATTACCACTGTcaatatcataaaaataaatgcgTCCATATGTATATCGAAAtaagtaattattttttaaaagaaaaataaattaaaacagcTGCTTGATTAGACTGTATGATCAGTACCTtccaaaatatgaaaaataccCAGATATCTGCAGTAGGTCTATCAAAAATTCAGATTTCACctgaaaaaaagtaaaatattaaataaagagaATTAAAGTAAATGTCCTAAAAAGAGGTTTGCAGAAGAAAGTACGTACTAAAATTGGGAATATTCTTTCTTTAACGGAAACAAGGCCTTATGTCAGTTTCATGTACCTTTTATTACTTATTTTTATGTAAATCTAGATTTTAAATAGATTTTGTTTACATTTTAATTAGAGAAtttgatttataaattaaaataaatgtaaaGCATTATTAGGATTTGCCAtcgtgtttttatttttatcgtcgaccaaaaattatttttatctattaatttatattaaatcGTTTTAAGTAATAAGCCGTATTTCATTTTAGactaataaaaattcaatcattttttattttatctttctctTATTTGACTAACTTTGTATTAATACTCGTACATTTACTGTCAAATTATTTTTCAAAGACAAATAGTGTAAATTATAattctaattaattatttaattacttttaaatatttttcatctccataaatagtactccatcatGATCATGAATTTTTTTCAGTCATTCTTCCTGCCAAAGTTATTTAAATGCAAAAACTAAACAATCATATTCCAATTTCTCGaacaaaattagaaattttaGAGACAGAACTTGTTCTAGTTATgaaattagtaaattaagagagaaaacATAATTGAACTAGTATTAAATCCCACATTATGGAACAACCTAATAAGGAATATGTGTTGGAAGTGTTCGATTACTTAAATTGTTACTCCATAAGATTGCACGAAATTAGATTCTCCCAATATTAACTTTAGCATACAGTAAAGTAAAGACCACAGAATAATTTTATGTGACATTATTTTCAATATGAACAACATTTTCAAGATTCAATATTGTTGTCCAAGTCATCAAACCAAATACGTATCACCCTAGTAAATACTCATGGATATTAATACACCTAGAAAATATGggaatatataaatgcaatagAATGTTGAGGGAAGGTAGTGACGTTGTAAGTGTCACAGTCACCTGAAACGGCGCCGTCTCTCGAATCACAACAGCTATGCATTTAGTACTATCCACCAAAGCCTTTTTATTTGAGAATTAATACAGTATCACATCACACAAAATCCATCttcatatatttaaaatatatggCTGCTTCAGCAATCATTTTTCCGCCCAAATTTCCCTCTATAAATCTCCCCTATCCACCCGTCCTCTCTCCAAATTAATCTCCCTGCAAAACCCTCTCATCTCAGCCATGGCAAAAACCATCTCCATCTTGCTCCTCTTAGCCCTCTTCCTCCAACCCTTTTCTGGtctcctctctctccctctcatgAAATTGTAATTCAAAAACTGCTTTTTAACATGGTTTTATCTTCATGTTTTGCAGAATGCAGCAGCAGGGGAGCCAGCTCCATGGAGATTATGCACATacacgtatatatatatatatatatatatatttgtatacacacacacacccaCACACATGTATGTAATGTATATGGTTTTCTTGATTTGCTGCAAATTTTGATCAGTTGTTCAtggagatgaagaagaagatggcttTGCAGAAGCTGATCCTTGACCAAGGCCCCTCCGGCAAGAACGAGTTGCCGGAGGATTGGCAGCTTAGGGGGGTCCCAGCCGGCCCCGACCCGTTGCACCACAACGGCCATCAGCCGAAGAAGCCCCAAACTCCATGATTTCAAAACGAACAgcagaaaatagaaaaatgctCTGTTTTTTGGTTATCTAAAGTCATCATCTATGTAATATCCTATCAATGCAGGCAGATTATGTAATATCTAAATCACTACTACTTCAGCTGTGTAAACCaatctacttttatatatatatatatatatatatatatatatatatatatttcaatcAAGAAATCAAATTGGCAAGAATTCGTAATTATACCTTATCTCATTTGACAAAAGCTGCAGAATTTTATGTATATTCTCTGCATCAAAATGAGTCCTATCTCCAGCTACGAATTCATGAATGGTGCAATCGATCTCAATCAAACTGATCCCGGGCTGCTTTTGCAGCCCGCGATCCTTCATCTTCCTCCTCACCTTCCCTGCCCTGCCCCGCCCCAGCTCCCCGTTGCTGCGTAGATGTTCGACAGCAGCACGTAGTTGAAGTGGCCGTCCTGATCCGTTTCGCGTATGTAATCCATTACGGTCTCAGCAAGATCAATTTCACCGGAAGCTCTGCACGCGGCCAGCAGAGAACCGAACACAACCTCGTTAGCCTTCATCGGCATCGTCTCCACCACCAGCATTGCATCTCTCAGCCTCCCCGCCCGGCTGTAGAGATCCACAACGCATCCGTAGTGCTCGATTCTTGGCTTAATTTTGTGAGCTCGTGCCATTTCTGCAAAGAGTTTCAGCCCCTCCTCTACTAGGCCAGCGTGGCTGCAGGCGGTGAGAGCTCCGGTGAAGCTCACGCCGTCGGGTTCGAAACCGGATTCCTGCATCAGGTGGAAGTAACGCAGAGCTTCCTCTGCATATGCATTGCAAGCTAAACCAACTATTATCGAGTTCCACGAAACTAGGCTCCGTTCGAGCATTGTATCGAACAATTGACGCGCGAATTCAACGCAGCCGCATCTACAATACATATCGATCAATGAATTGTGAACCCTAACATTATCCCTAAATTCACGCTTTGAAACAAATCGATGCATCCAGAGCCCTATTCCCAGTGTTCCTATATTAGCAACAGCAGAGAGCACAGAACCAATCGTCACGAAATCAGGATCGGCACCGGCCAACTGCATCTCTTGAAACCACCCCAACGCCTCCTCGAACTTCCCCTTCTTCACGAAACCATCAATCAGCACAGTCCAAGACACAGCGTCTCGTTCCGGCATTTCGTC is a window encoding:
- the LOC121790829 gene encoding LOW QUALITY PROTEIN: pentatricopeptide repeat-containing protein At1g05750, chloroplastic-like (The sequence of the model RefSeq protein was modified relative to this genomic sequence to represent the inferred CDS: deleted 2 bases in 1 codon) encodes the protein MRISEIDPNHITFITLFSGCAHHPSQGSSLGPSIHGYARKIGLDVANVKVGTALIDMYSKIGEIGSARLVFDHMEMRNKVSWNTMINGYMRSGQFGDAVKLFDEMPERDAVSWTVLIDGFVKKGKFEEALGWFQEMQLAGADPDFVTIGSVLSAVANIGTLGIGLWMHRFVSKREFRDNVRVHNSLIDMYCRCGCVEFARQLFDTMLERSLVSWNSIIVGLACNAYAEEALRYFHLMQESGFEPDGVSFTGALTACSHAGLVEEGLKLFAEMARAHKIKPRIEHYGCVVDLYSRAGRLRDAMLVVETMPMKANEVVFGSLLAACRASGEIDLAETVMDYIRETDQDGHFNYVLLSNIYAATGSWGGAAGKVRRKMKDRGLQKQPGISLIEIDCTIHEFVAGDRTHFDAENIHKILQLLSNEIRYNYEFLPI
- the LOC121790830 gene encoding protein CLAVATA 3, coding for MAKTISILLLLALFLQPFSECSSRGASSMEIMHIHLFMEMKKKMALQKLILDQGPSGKNELPEDWQLRGVPAGPDPLHHNGHQPKKPQTP